A window from uncultured Fibrobacter sp. encodes these proteins:
- a CDS encoding geranylgeranylglycerol-phosphate geranylgeranyltransferase: MNIVIAMVTLAIGYYLLSAMPTNEGGIEWISLILQTLGFAFAISFANIQNDIWDLESDRLNRPERPLVTGKVSIAVAQKAWIILLVLTLAAGLADSILTKTNWTASIFFVLLSLLLIAYNKWLKHIPLLKNMTVALMCATPLLLCYFYPAGISETETYTMDPADKIGYLYPAMLFAFLLTTAREIYKDLEDETGDLKAGIMTFPLIAGAKTARRLAGFICIFCWAILPLPVLQGYYPTLFLMITGAIFTPTILAILIYAHKRNYRRAQKLVKVAMFAGLVALLVCC, translated from the coding sequence GTGAATATCGTCATTGCCATGGTAACTCTTGCCATTGGCTACTACCTTCTTTCGGCAATGCCCACGAATGAGGGTGGAATCGAATGGATTTCGCTTATTTTGCAGACACTTGGATTTGCATTCGCCATCAGCTTTGCAAACATCCAGAATGATATCTGGGATCTTGAATCGGACCGCCTGAACCGCCCGGAACGTCCGCTCGTAACCGGAAAAGTTTCGATAGCCGTTGCACAAAAGGCGTGGATTATTTTACTGGTGCTCACCCTTGCGGCAGGACTTGCCGACAGCATTCTCACCAAGACAAACTGGACCGCAAGTATTTTCTTTGTTCTGCTGAGCTTACTGCTGATTGCTTACAACAAATGGCTCAAGCATATTCCGCTGCTAAAAAATATGACCGTCGCCCTGATGTGTGCGACGCCCCTACTTCTCTGCTATTTCTACCCCGCCGGCATAAGCGAAACCGAGACCTATACGATGGACCCTGCCGACAAAATCGGGTACCTCTACCCCGCAATGTTATTCGCATTTTTACTCACAACCGCCCGCGAGATATACAAGGACCTGGAAGACGAAACAGGAGACCTCAAGGCAGGAATTATGACTTTCCCGCTGATTGCAGGAGCAAAAACCGCAAGGAGGCTCGCCGGATTCATCTGCATTTTCTGCTGGGCCATTTTACCGCTCCCGGTGCTGCAAGGCTACTATCCGACCTTGTTTTTGATGATTACAGGCGCCATTTTTACGCCCACGATTCTCGCCATTCTCATTTACGCCCACAAACGTAACTACCGACGCGCCCAGAAATTGGTGAAAGTCGCCATGTTCGCAGGACTCGTGGCGTTACTCGTGTGTTGTTAG
- a CDS encoding fibrobacter succinogenes major paralogous domain-containing protein, protein MKKISIPLISIISSLVLFSACGESTTTEKIVEVAVGGTEIVESVKDLPKCTKDNQGERVWVKDESADRVCVDGNWFATVAKDSSADFSCTTKELKDKSGLKIVCNGDSIGVVLNGSAGKDGEKGDNGVGCSIAAQTDSLVMIKCGDKSMTLNLRANGVTVDTTSVDTLDLDSEKVAISLDSLSGYSQKGPFLKGSTVYLYELSDGRTLKQTNGNFTSEIKDDDGRYKFTSRNLVSQYALLVADGKYHNEVTGKPTNTAIKLQAYTNMLSRRSANVNLLTHLEKDRVFYLVTQEKKTVRAAKKQAQAEILAAFHIDASSMKAESEYLDVFGKTDADAALLAISVLLQGKGDETDLSVLLTEMADDLAEDGDWGNAAKRAEIADWAASVDSTVMDTASKLVKIRKNVQGWGLGGGNVPDFEKFIRKFWSKELGLGVCGEGENKVGTVKNVSNTNSQKFYAEKYFNENGAGNKVRFICDDASLYRWRAATDLEKDRFNWNPKNTKMGELLDGPFTGKKMVFDKDTLRYANSTEIGWNRGCVNYLNDSSIVLDGQLSHYKCTAGKWKFDIKGSSGSMKDKAGVEYRTITIGNQVWMAENLNYEVEGQSVCFDNLADNCAKYGRLYTWAAAVGKTEGECGYGKTCELPDTVRGVCPEGWHLPSKAEWETLFDAVGERLIAGDLLKSQTGWYGDINGKDEFGFTALPVGYMTGKDSFGEKENARFWSASRGNGSDGWYGVGVDLYYSNETPFLNDYNKNFRYSVRCLQD, encoded by the coding sequence ATGAAAAAAATCTCCATACCTCTCATCTCTATTATTTCGTCTCTTGTCCTGTTTTCAGCTTGCGGCGAATCCACCACCACCGAAAAAATCGTGGAAGTGGCGGTCGGCGGCACGGAAATTGTCGAGTCTGTCAAGGATCTCCCCAAATGCACCAAGGACAATCAGGGCGAACGCGTTTGGGTCAAAGATGAATCTGCAGACCGAGTCTGCGTAGACGGCAATTGGTTTGCAACGGTCGCGAAGGATTCATCCGCCGATTTCAGCTGCACGACCAAGGAACTCAAGGACAAGAGCGGCCTCAAGATTGTCTGCAACGGTGATTCCATCGGTGTGGTGCTGAACGGTTCCGCCGGTAAGGACGGCGAAAAAGGTGACAACGGCGTAGGTTGCTCGATTGCCGCTCAGACGGATTCCTTGGTTATGATCAAGTGTGGCGACAAGTCGATGACTTTGAATCTTCGTGCGAACGGAGTGACTGTCGATACGACCTCTGTCGACACGTTGGACCTGGATTCTGAAAAGGTGGCGATTTCGCTAGATTCGCTCTCGGGCTATTCGCAGAAGGGCCCGTTCCTGAAAGGCTCTACGGTTTATCTTTACGAGCTTTCTGATGGCCGTACGCTCAAGCAGACGAATGGTAACTTTACGAGTGAAATCAAGGACGACGATGGTCGTTACAAGTTTACCTCGCGTAATCTGGTGAGCCAGTACGCGTTGCTGGTTGCCGATGGCAAGTACCACAACGAGGTGACGGGGAAGCCGACGAACACGGCAATTAAGTTGCAAGCCTATACTAATATGCTTTCGCGCAGGTCTGCAAACGTGAATTTGCTGACGCACCTTGAAAAGGACCGTGTATTTTACTTAGTGACGCAAGAAAAGAAAACAGTGCGGGCTGCTAAAAAGCAGGCTCAGGCTGAAATTCTAGCGGCCTTCCACATCGATGCGAGTTCGATGAAGGCTGAATCCGAATACTTAGACGTGTTCGGCAAGACAGATGCCGATGCCGCTCTTCTCGCAATTTCGGTTCTATTGCAGGGTAAGGGCGATGAAACGGATCTTTCGGTGCTTTTGACGGAAATGGCTGACGATTTGGCTGAAGATGGCGATTGGGGTAATGCAGCGAAAAGGGCTGAAATTGCCGATTGGGCCGCCTCTGTGGATTCTACGGTAATGGATACGGCAAGCAAACTTGTAAAAATTCGCAAGAATGTTCAGGGCTGGGGCCTCGGTGGCGGTAATGTTCCCGACTTCGAAAAATTTATCCGCAAATTCTGGAGTAAAGAACTTGGCCTTGGCGTTTGTGGCGAGGGCGAAAATAAGGTGGGAACGGTGAAGAATGTATCGAATACCAATTCCCAGAAATTCTATGCCGAAAAATACTTCAATGAAAATGGTGCTGGCAATAAAGTCCGCTTTATTTGTGATGATGCTAGCCTGTACCGGTGGCGTGCCGCGACGGATTTAGAAAAAGATCGGTTCAATTGGAACCCGAAGAATACAAAAATGGGGGAACTTCTTGATGGACCGTTTACAGGAAAAAAAATGGTGTTTGATAAAGATACGCTTCGGTATGCGAATAGTACGGAGATTGGTTGGAATCGGGGCTGCGTTAATTACTTGAATGATAGTAGCATTGTTCTTGACGGTCAGTTGTCGCATTATAAGTGCACCGCAGGAAAATGGAAGTTTGACATTAAGGGCAGTTCGGGTTCAATGAAGGATAAGGCTGGAGTTGAATACAGAACAATAACGATCGGAAATCAGGTTTGGATGGCGGAAAACTTGAACTATGAAGTTGAGGGGCAAAGTGTCTGCTTCGATAACCTAGCGGATAATTGTGCGAAGTACGGAAGGCTCTATACCTGGGCTGCGGCGGTAGGCAAGACCGAAGGCGAATGTGGCTACGGTAAGACTTGCGAATTGCCTGACACGGTTCGCGGTGTATGTCCCGAAGGTTGGCATTTGCCGAGTAAAGCGGAATGGGAAACTTTGTTCGATGCCGTCGGTGAACGATTGATTGCTGGTGATCTTCTTAAGTCGCAGACAGGCTGGTATGGGGATATTAACGGCAAGGATGAATTTGGCTTTACCGCACTCCCTGTGGGTTATATGACCGGCAAGGATTCGTTTGGTGAAAAAGAAAATGCGCGTTTCTGGAGTGCTTCGAGGGGTAATGGTTCTGACGGTTGGTATGGTGTTGGTGTGGACTTGTACTACTCAAATGAGACGCCTTTCCTGAATGACTATAACAAGAATTTTAGGTATTCAGTTCGTTGCCTTCAGGACTAA
- a CDS encoding asparaginase, whose product MASRKKHIVILATGGTIAGVGEPGKNTGYVSGQISAEDLVASVPELEEYAEISAEQICNVNSDDMTDKLWIKLSNRITELQGDDSVDGIVVTHGTDTMDETAYFISLTVKCEKSVIVTGSMKPATAKNPDGPANLLGAVRAAAGFAVDDDPPANLVWVYFAGELFDARNVQKCSASAINAMGVNAPGEGSNWNALKEQNFFDVSKLDRLPRVNVVYFTIDANPKVLEYAACVSDGLVIAGAGSGEFSLAWAKVLEKIDIPIVIASRTHHGLVTLNESLAPGRICAGRLAPQKAAVLLKLVLTQTSRTDDIKRVFAL is encoded by the coding sequence ATGGCAAGTCGTAAAAAACATATCGTGATTTTGGCTACGGGTGGCACCATTGCCGGTGTCGGTGAACCTGGAAAAAATACAGGCTATGTGTCGGGGCAAATTTCGGCCGAGGACCTGGTTGCCTCGGTGCCAGAACTCGAAGAATACGCTGAAATTTCTGCGGAGCAAATCTGCAACGTAAATTCCGACGACATGACGGACAAATTGTGGATCAAGCTTTCGAACCGCATTACGGAATTGCAAGGGGATGATTCTGTCGATGGAATCGTCGTGACTCACGGTACCGATACGATGGATGAAACTGCCTATTTCATAAGCCTTACGGTCAAGTGCGAAAAGTCCGTGATTGTGACGGGCTCCATGAAACCTGCGACGGCGAAAAATCCGGATGGCCCTGCGAATTTACTCGGGGCGGTGCGTGCGGCTGCTGGCTTTGCTGTCGACGACGACCCTCCTGCGAATTTGGTGTGGGTTTATTTTGCGGGGGAACTTTTCGATGCCCGCAACGTGCAAAAATGTAGTGCATCTGCCATCAACGCCATGGGGGTGAACGCTCCCGGCGAAGGTTCCAACTGGAATGCTCTCAAGGAGCAGAATTTTTTCGATGTTTCCAAGCTTGACCGCTTGCCTCGTGTGAACGTCGTCTACTTTACGATCGATGCCAATCCGAAAGTTCTGGAATATGCCGCCTGCGTTTCAGACGGTCTTGTGATTGCGGGTGCGGGTTCGGGTGAATTTAGCCTAGCTTGGGCGAAGGTCCTCGAAAAAATTGACATTCCCATCGTGATTGCAAGTCGAACTCACCATGGGCTTGTCACCTTGAATGAATCGCTTGCTCCGGGGCGAATTTGTGCGGGAAGGCTTGCTCCGCAGAAAGCTGCGGTACTTCTCAAGCTGGTTCTGACTCAAACGAGTCGCACCGATGATATTAAGCGCGTCTTTGCCCTGTAA